The Nothobranchius furzeri strain GRZ-AD chromosome 6, NfurGRZ-RIMD1, whole genome shotgun sequence genome includes a region encoding these proteins:
- the il1b gene encoding interleukin-1 beta: protein MSRYSPTFDNNATAKTVILSFPENLHISCSKVDGTVVMNLESCSEMQISLEQDMDRFLFFMRTTEINTTMFESVKYQGWFISTSSEERESVEMCQVDAHQRIISFDVFRENTP from the exons ATGTCCAGGTACAGCCCTACCTTTGACAACAACGCTACAGCTAAGACTGTCATCTTGTCCTTCCCCGAGAACCTACACATCTCCTGCTCCAAGGTGGATGGTACAGTGGTGATGAATCTGGAG agctgcagtgaGATGCAgatcagcttggagcaagacatggATCGCTTCCTTTTCTTCATGAGAACAACAGAAATCAACACCACCATGTTTGAGTCGGTGAAGTACCAAGGCTGGTTCATCAGCACTTCTTCTGAGGAACGGGAATCAGTGGAGATGTGCCAGGTGGATGCTCACCAACGCATCATCAGCTTTGATGTGTTCAGAGAAAACACACCGTAG